A single window of Granulibacter bethesdensis DNA harbors:
- a CDS encoding glycosyltransferase, whose amino-acid sequence MGEIFRQERASDGLEFTGERFTSTVSGRIEIEHLHRYYLARHFCRGLDVLDIASGEGYGTAILAQVARSVTGVDIAHDAIAHSRLHYHRPNLTFLEGSGIAIPLPDHSVDRIVSFETIEHLFDHQSFMAELRRVLRPGGLLIISSPERDIYSPPDQGSNPHHVHELTRLEFHSLLLSNFRHVRSMGQRAFIGSAIAAEQIPALPGLAMPASPLPLVIEHRGDLHAEASNGLPRATYLLAIASDDPLPETPESLFIHTSDLDRKIYAQLDELKALKEHREAEIADIQAGFAKDHQIIAEQYRRLKWVEQERGTTRAALINTRQTLAVVEHELRQTWNALQNASQQSENIRQQLDNAHHQIAHAHLQLADAANHAQALQRERDLHLEEAGLLRMRLAIAQQQPQRSLFSSVIQKIVPSSLMVRYRNRKQIKRAYRIIKDSPLFDARWYLDTYQDLDSSKTDPVIHYILYGTREERDPGPDFSTTFYIRRYPDSISAGLTALEHYELHGRSEQRQIAPSSHAEAPVKEPEPVIAEYDIEADNASEPDEVIQPPVLTANDKRKPYVLCISGEPHTAGHFYRVVYFAEAIRAAGGRATICTIPEARDGHEMAEADIIYIWRSQWTPDTEIIFHRANGRKLPIVFDCDDLMFEPAFAEKNIIDGIRSQNYAEKDVKRLFSRVQQMMRIADFCTAPTLPMAARMHRRQKATFLIPNGFVESTWSTSRNAVRTRHVHGQTPLVRIGYAGGSRTHQKDFAQIASIVAAALKADPDRRLVLFRRGPWPAMDIEEFPDLHAMEHQIEWRELVPLENLPTEIARFDINLAPLEVGNVFCEAKSELKYFEAALVGVPTIASPTVPYRDAIRHGVTGMLADSPQEWADALDRLLNNPDARRDMARAAYHDVLWRYGPDGRTELVAGWLDQMLRPGRAAAWAFEREIKHRQAWPHPLPEIPETETVFFHDSLRDAEMTVIIPVYNYRQYILEALESVRDQTVEQLHLVVVDDCSTDDSLEVVRYWMETNAARFGRAVLLKNKTNQGLSLTRNAGFNAAETLFVLPLDADNKLMPEAAVRLYEAIKDTDAAYVYPSLQEFDDGDGIFSARDYNPAIFRPGNFIDATALIRLSAWAHIGGYKRMPLGWEDYDLWCRMAEYGWYGKHLDKILGFYRVHGESMLRTTTNKSRNQTDLINDMRSRHPWILDGISADSDEPGGLILPLPAEP is encoded by the coding sequence TTGGGAGAAATCTTCCGCCAGGAACGAGCCAGCGATGGCCTCGAATTTACCGGTGAGCGCTTTACCTCGACCGTATCTGGCCGCATCGAAATTGAACATTTGCACCGCTATTATCTGGCCCGGCATTTCTGCCGTGGGCTGGATGTGCTCGATATTGCCTCTGGCGAAGGATATGGGACGGCTATTCTGGCCCAGGTAGCACGCTCCGTCACCGGGGTAGACATCGCTCATGATGCCATTGCCCATTCTCGTTTGCACTACCACCGCCCCAACCTCACTTTCTTGGAAGGCAGTGGAATTGCCATTCCATTGCCGGACCACTCAGTTGATAGAATAGTTTCTTTTGAAACTATAGAGCATTTATTCGACCATCAATCTTTTATGGCCGAGTTGCGCAGAGTGTTGCGTCCTGGCGGCCTGCTGATCATTTCCAGCCCAGAACGTGATATTTATTCTCCCCCTGACCAGGGATCCAACCCGCACCATGTGCACGAACTGACGCGGCTTGAATTTCATTCCCTGCTGTTATCGAATTTCAGGCATGTCCGCTCCATGGGGCAACGCGCCTTCATTGGCAGCGCGATTGCAGCCGAACAAATTCCGGCTTTGCCCGGACTGGCCATGCCTGCCAGTCCGCTGCCGCTGGTGATCGAACACCGTGGCGACCTGCATGCTGAAGCCTCCAACGGCCTGCCGCGTGCGACCTACCTGCTGGCCATTGCTTCGGATGATCCTCTTCCCGAAACGCCGGAAAGTCTTTTTATCCATACCAGTGATCTGGACAGAAAAATCTACGCCCAGCTTGACGAGCTGAAAGCGCTCAAGGAGCATCGGGAAGCTGAGATCGCGGATATTCAGGCAGGCTTCGCCAAAGATCATCAGATTATTGCCGAACAATATCGGCGTCTGAAATGGGTTGAACAGGAACGGGGCACCACACGGGCTGCCCTGATCAATACCCGGCAAACACTTGCCGTGGTGGAGCATGAGCTTCGCCAGACCTGGAATGCCCTGCAGAATGCCAGCCAGCAATCCGAAAATATCCGTCAGCAGCTGGATAACGCTCATCATCAGATTGCGCATGCTCATCTACAGCTCGCCGATGCCGCCAACCATGCACAGGCATTGCAGCGTGAACGGGATCTCCATCTGGAAGAAGCCGGCCTGCTGCGGATGCGCCTGGCCATCGCCCAGCAACAGCCTCAGCGCTCGTTATTTTCAAGTGTTATACAAAAAATCGTGCCTTCATCATTGATGGTCCGATATCGCAACAGAAAACAGATTAAACGTGCCTATCGCATTATCAAGGATAGTCCTCTGTTCGATGCGCGTTGGTATCTGGATACATATCAGGATCTGGATAGCAGTAAAACTGATCCGGTTATCCATTATATTCTGTACGGAACCCGGGAAGAACGGGATCCCGGACCAGATTTCTCTACAACGTTCTATATCCGGCGTTATCCGGATTCGATCAGTGCCGGTTTGACGGCGCTGGAGCATTATGAGCTGCATGGCAGAAGCGAACAGCGCCAGATCGCGCCCTCCTCCCATGCCGAAGCGCCCGTCAAAGAGCCGGAACCAGTCATCGCGGAATACGACATAGAAGCAGACAACGCCTCCGAACCTGACGAAGTCATTCAGCCGCCAGTATTAACGGCAAACGACAAACGTAAGCCCTACGTTCTGTGTATCTCTGGTGAGCCACATACGGCAGGGCATTTCTATCGGGTCGTTTATTTTGCCGAAGCCATCCGCGCTGCGGGCGGCAGGGCTACCATTTGCACCATTCCCGAAGCCAGAGACGGCCATGAAATGGCCGAAGCTGATATTATCTATATTTGGCGCAGCCAATGGACGCCTGATACGGAAATTATTTTCCACCGTGCCAATGGTCGCAAGCTACCGATCGTCTTCGACTGTGACGATCTGATGTTTGAACCTGCTTTTGCGGAAAAGAACATTATCGACGGGATCCGCTCCCAAAATTACGCTGAAAAAGACGTCAAGCGGCTCTTTTCCCGCGTGCAGCAGATGATGCGCATTGCGGATTTCTGCACAGCCCCAACCCTGCCAATGGCCGCCAGAATGCACCGGCGGCAGAAAGCCACCTTCCTGATCCCGAATGGCTTTGTGGAATCGACATGGAGCACATCGCGCAACGCTGTTCGCACACGCCATGTACATGGGCAGACGCCGCTGGTGCGCATCGGCTATGCAGGGGGAAGCCGCACTCATCAGAAAGATTTTGCCCAGATTGCTTCCATCGTTGCGGCAGCCCTGAAGGCTGATCCGGATCGTCGTCTGGTTCTGTTCCGGCGTGGTCCGTGGCCTGCCATGGATATTGAGGAATTCCCCGACCTGCATGCCATGGAACACCAAATTGAATGGCGCGAACTGGTGCCACTCGAAAATCTCCCCACTGAAATAGCGCGTTTCGACATCAATCTGGCACCGCTGGAAGTCGGAAACGTTTTTTGTGAGGCCAAGAGCGAGCTGAAGTATTTCGAAGCGGCTCTTGTCGGGGTGCCAACCATCGCTTCCCCAACTGTGCCATATCGTGATGCAATCCGCCATGGGGTCACTGGTATGCTGGCGGACAGTCCGCAGGAATGGGCGGATGCGCTTGATCGACTGCTCAATAATCCTGACGCGCGTCGGGATATGGCTCGGGCAGCATATCATGATGTGCTCTGGCGCTATGGTCCTGACGGGCGCACCGAACTTGTGGCTGGCTGGCTTGACCAGATGCTGCGCCCGGGCCGTGCGGCGGCATGGGCCTTTGAGCGGGAAATAAAACATCGGCAGGCATGGCCGCATCCGCTTCCGGAAATTCCCGAAACAGAAACTGTCTTCTTCCATGACAGCCTGCGGGATGCGGAAATGACGGTTATCATTCCCGTCTACAACTATCGCCAGTACATACTGGAGGCGCTGGAATCTGTACGCGATCAGACAGTCGAGCAGCTGCATCTGGTTGTCGTTGATGACTGTTCAACCGATGATTCTCTGGAAGTCGTGCGTTACTGGATGGAAACCAATGCCGCCCGCTTCGGTCGGGCAGTGCTCCTGAAAAACAAGACGAATCAAGGTCTGAGCCTGACGCGCAATGCCGGCTTCAACGCCGCGGAAACGCTGTTCGTGCTGCCACTGGATGCCGATAACAAGCTGATGCCGGAAGCCGCCGTACGACTTTATGAGGCCATCAAGGATACGGATGCAGCCTATGTCTATCCGTCCCTGCAGGAATTCGACGATGGCGACGGGATCTTCAGTGCACGGGATTATAATCCCGCCATCTTCCGACCCGGCAATTTCATTGATGCAACAGCCCTGATCAGGCTGTCCGCATGGGCCCATATCGGTGGCTATAAGCGCATGCCACTGGGCTGGGAAGATTATGATCTGTGGTGCCGGATGGCTGAATACGGATGGTATGGGAAGCATCTCGATAAAATTCTTGGATTTTATCGTGTGCATGGCGAATCCATGCTTCGTACGACAACGAACAAAAGCCGGAATCAGACAGATCTGATCAACGATATGCGCAGCCGCCATCCGTGGATTCTGGACGGTATCTCTGCTGACAGTGATGAACCGGGTGGGTTGATCCTGCCATTACCGGCTGAACCATAA
- a CDS encoding glycosyltransferase, with protein sequence MLRIDKDIFREHARQELENFLASEERLIFYGGETPDISIVLVLYNQAPLTYRCLRSIMEHAAPLQVRVVIADNASSDETSRLLDRIDGAVILRNKDNLHFLRGVNLAADHAAGPGLLLLNNDAILRPGTLQAAWNALNAAPDIGAVGGPIILPDGTLQEAGSIIWSDGTCLGYGRGRSPLEAEFQFRRDVDYCSGAFLLVRRKAFEALGRLDTAFAPAYYEETDFCMRLREAGYRIVYEPDAAIDHFEFASAASSDSALALQATNHERFRTRHQETLKREHYAPGTDPLFARARDSGKGRVLVIDDRVPFPSLGAGYPRAAELTLALVAEGWSVTYYPLLTPNDSWDEIYALFPREVEIALNEGVDGLRSLMDKRDGYYDTIFVSRPHNMRLFLEHISARPSARLIYDAEAVFAQRSILQMTLEGHPPGAARRKEMLEAEMSMARLADRIVTVSPHEKILFTQGGCADVHVLGHAQAPAPTVNGFNQRSGYLFVGALDDDPSPNLDSLLWFASDVMPLLARAMPENWTLQVAGRAGARRAKSLQGDRIAILGRVEDLDALYETTRVFIAPTRYAAGIPLKVCEAAARGVPVVATGLLARQLGWTHEKELLVADNAEQFAEACARLYRDQALWERLRQAAMKRVEQEYSPDFFRNRVAEIMSPAIESHALRHVPDAWPVTASALVDTVAADGRQAPSRMAVARYQAYRVLRILRGARQYAVRHGLSKTIQRAWLEILKRVGKRNFSLWRQFYDTLDDKDISAIHRHMAKLVERPTFDVRMRWDGDEAALRACVTSLQEQAYQRWTMLLLSAPGTSPLPEWWQALAREDSRFSSLLPAGKIRRRFYTVLLEPGDQLRSHALYLLAAEADQAPGAVMLYTDDEIAGTEVQPHFYPEWSEESLRDPCALDGLVAIRSDLLPDGDLLTGALWRHRVWAQAVAGAEPTEVSHIAHIAIQRRVRAAPDRSEWLDTLQAQCPDGAQIVDAPHGPRIVYQLPKQPPLVSIIIPTKDQAALVRQCVEGLLYRTDYPAIEVIIVDNGSVEPATARVLKALQDDDDRVSVLRDESPFNYSALNNKAARLTKGAVIALVNNDIVVREPGWLREMVSQLLRPNVGVVGAKLLYGNGTVQHAGVITGLHGGVASHVFRQSPPDAEGYDRRLVRVQDMSCVTAACMVIRRDVFETVGGLDEKNLPVSYNDVDFCLRVKQAGWRVLWTPHAVLDHLESISRGEDTQQSNAERAHREYLYMLRQWEHVLGQDPTYNPNLSLQTEFTLSYPPRIRKPWYRYK encoded by the coding sequence GTGCTTCGGATCGACAAAGACATTTTCCGGGAGCACGCCCGGCAGGAGCTGGAAAATTTTCTGGCTTCGGAGGAGCGCCTTATTTTCTATGGCGGTGAGACTCCGGACATCTCGATTGTGCTGGTGCTTTATAATCAGGCGCCCCTGACCTACCGATGCCTGCGTTCGATCATGGAGCATGCTGCTCCTCTACAGGTGCGAGTCGTCATTGCAGATAATGCGTCGTCTGATGAGACATCGCGTCTGCTGGACCGCATTGATGGGGCAGTGATCCTCAGGAACAAGGATAACCTCCATTTCCTGCGGGGGGTCAATCTGGCGGCAGACCATGCGGCGGGTCCGGGACTGCTGCTGCTCAACAATGATGCCATACTGCGGCCGGGAACCTTGCAGGCGGCATGGAACGCATTGAACGCTGCACCGGATATCGGAGCGGTTGGCGGCCCCATTATTCTGCCGGACGGCACCCTGCAGGAAGCCGGAAGCATTATCTGGAGCGACGGCACCTGCCTTGGCTATGGAAGGGGGCGGAGTCCTCTGGAAGCGGAATTCCAGTTCAGGCGTGACGTGGATTATTGCTCCGGCGCTTTCCTGCTGGTGCGGAGAAAGGCTTTCGAGGCGCTGGGAAGGCTGGATACGGCCTTTGCGCCCGCTTATTACGAGGAAACCGATTTCTGCATGAGGCTGCGGGAAGCCGGATACAGAATCGTGTACGAACCTGATGCGGCGATTGATCACTTCGAGTTTGCCAGCGCGGCCTCTTCCGACTCGGCGCTGGCATTGCAGGCAACCAACCATGAACGTTTCAGAACCCGGCATCAGGAAACATTGAAGCGCGAGCATTATGCTCCTGGAACCGATCCCCTGTTTGCCCGCGCCCGGGACAGTGGAAAGGGCCGTGTACTGGTTATTGACGACCGCGTTCCGTTTCCGTCCCTCGGCGCAGGCTATCCCCGTGCGGCAGAATTGACTCTGGCTCTGGTCGCGGAGGGTTGGTCGGTTACCTATTATCCGCTTTTAACCCCCAACGATTCCTGGGACGAAATCTACGCTCTGTTTCCGCGGGAGGTAGAGATTGCCCTGAATGAAGGGGTGGATGGGCTACGCAGCCTGATGGATAAGCGGGATGGCTATTACGACACGATTTTCGTCAGCCGCCCCCATAATATGCGGCTGTTTCTGGAACACATTTCCGCCCGCCCGTCTGCCCGCCTGATTTATGATGCGGAGGCAGTTTTCGCGCAGCGCAGCATTCTCCAGATGACGCTGGAAGGTCATCCTCCCGGCGCAGCCAGAAGAAAGGAGATGCTGGAGGCGGAAATGAGCATGGCCCGTCTGGCGGACCGTATTGTCACCGTCTCTCCGCATGAGAAAATTCTGTTCACGCAGGGAGGCTGTGCGGATGTCCATGTGCTGGGCCATGCACAGGCACCGGCCCCTACCGTAAACGGCTTCAATCAGAGATCGGGTTATCTGTTCGTCGGCGCGCTTGATGACGATCCATCCCCCAATCTGGACAGCCTGCTGTGGTTTGCCAGCGATGTCATGCCTCTATTGGCCAGAGCAATGCCGGAGAACTGGACCCTCCAGGTGGCGGGCCGTGCAGGCGCACGCCGTGCCAAGTCGCTTCAGGGGGACCGTATTGCTATATTGGGCAGAGTCGAGGATCTGGACGCGCTTTACGAGACGACCAGGGTTTTTATTGCACCTACCCGCTATGCGGCCGGTATTCCCTTAAAAGTCTGCGAGGCTGCGGCGCGCGGGGTTCCTGTCGTGGCCACAGGCCTGCTGGCGCGCCAGCTCGGCTGGACGCATGAGAAAGAGTTGCTGGTTGCCGATAACGCGGAGCAATTTGCAGAAGCCTGCGCTCGTCTGTATCGCGATCAGGCTCTGTGGGAACGGCTTCGCCAGGCCGCCATGAAGCGTGTTGAGCAGGAATACAGCCCCGATTTCTTCAGAAACCGGGTGGCGGAGATCATGTCCCCTGCCATAGAGAGCCATGCTCTGCGGCATGTGCCGGATGCATGGCCTGTGACGGCTTCCGCACTGGTCGACACGGTGGCAGCGGATGGTAGGCAGGCGCCAAGCAGAATGGCAGTTGCCCGTTATCAGGCGTATCGTGTCCTGAGGATTTTGCGGGGGGCCAGACAGTATGCAGTACGTCATGGCCTATCGAAAACGATCCAGCGTGCGTGGCTTGAGATTCTGAAACGCGTCGGGAAGCGTAATTTCAGTCTCTGGAGGCAGTTTTACGATACGCTGGATGACAAGGATATTTCGGCCATCCATCGGCATATGGCCAAATTGGTGGAGCGTCCGACCTTCGATGTGCGCATGCGCTGGGATGGTGATGAGGCCGCGCTGCGGGCTTGTGTGACGTCGTTGCAGGAGCAAGCATATCAACGCTGGACGATGCTGCTGCTGTCAGCGCCCGGTACTTCTCCACTCCCTGAGTGGTGGCAGGCGCTGGCGCGGGAGGACAGCCGATTCTCCTCATTGCTGCCTGCTGGAAAAATAAGACGGCGCTTTTACACGGTGCTTCTGGAGCCGGGGGATCAGTTACGCTCCCATGCCCTGTATCTGCTGGCGGCCGAAGCGGATCAGGCACCGGGTGCCGTCATGCTCTACACGGATGACGAGATTGCCGGGACAGAGGTTCAACCGCATTTCTATCCTGAATGGTCCGAGGAAAGCCTGCGTGACCCCTGCGCGCTGGATGGTCTGGTGGCCATTAGAAGCGATCTGCTGCCTGATGGCGATCTGCTGACCGGGGCGCTGTGGCGGCATCGTGTGTGGGCACAGGCGGTGGCTGGTGCTGAACCGACAGAGGTAAGCCATATAGCCCATATTGCCATCCAGCGAAGGGTTCGGGCGGCCCCTGACCGGTCGGAATGGCTTGACACTCTACAGGCGCAATGCCCGGACGGAGCACAGATTGTCGATGCACCGCATGGGCCGCGCATTGTCTATCAGCTGCCCAAGCAGCCGCCGCTGGTCAGTATCATTATTCCTACCAAGGACCAGGCGGCACTCGTGCGCCAATGCGTCGAAGGACTGCTTTACAGGACGGACTATCCTGCGATTGAGGTGATCATCGTCGATAATGGCAGTGTTGAGCCTGCGACAGCTCGTGTTCTGAAGGCCCTGCAGGATGACGATGACCGTGTCTCGGTTCTGCGTGATGAGAGCCCCTTCAATTATTCAGCCCTCAACAACAAGGCGGCCAGGCTGACGAAAGGCGCGGTCATCGCTCTGGTCAATAATGACATTGTGGTGAGGGAGCCGGGCTGGCTGCGGGAGATGGTGTCGCAACTGCTGCGACCGAATGTCGGTGTGGTGGGGGCCAAGCTGCTCTATGGCAATGGAACGGTGCAGCATGCCGGGGTGATCACGGGCTTGCATGGCGGTGTGGCATCCCATGTTTTCCGGCAAAGTCCCCCCGATGCCGAAGGCTATGATCGTCGGCTTGTCCGTGTGCAGGATATGTCCTGCGTAACGGCGGCCTGCATGGTGATCAGGCGTGATGTGTTCGAAACTGTAGGGGGGCTGGACGAGAAAAACCTGCCTGTTTCCTACAATGACGTCGATTTCTGCCTGCGGGTGAAACAGGCTGGATGGCGTGTCCTTTGGACCCCTCATGCGGTGCTGGATCATCTGGAATCTATCAGCCGTGGTGAAGACACACAGCAATCAAACGCCGAGCGTGCACATCGGGAGTATCTCTATATGCTGCGGCAGTGGGAGCATGTGCTGGGGCAGGATCCCACCTACAACCCCAATCTGTCATTGCAGACGGAGTTCACGCTTTCCTATCCGCCCCGTATCCGTAAGCCTTGGTATCGCTACAAGTAA
- a CDS encoding ABC-F family ATP-binding cassette domain-containing protein codes for MAPPLLLLSDIHLSLGSAPLLTGAELNVAAGDRLCLVGRNGSGKSTFLKVAAGLLKPDSGTCFVQPSTTVRYLPQEPDLSGHATLLDYVTAGQGPSDDPYRAAYLLEQLGLDGERMPVNLSGGEVRRAALARALAPDPDILLLDEPTNHLDLPAIEWLEAELKSMRGALVLISHDRKLLTDLSRSIVWIDGGITRRLDQGFSHFEEWRDQVLEQEERDHHKLGRKIAMEEDWLRYGVTARRKRNQKRLGDLHSLRARFKETRPGQSSLKMNAADAQLSGKIVIDAEDISKSFADKTVINTLTLRILRGDRIGIVGRNGAGKTTLLSLLTGTLEPDTGTIKLGTNLVVETLDQRRASLDDSRTLADTLTEGRGDQVIVNGQSRHVIGYMKDFLFKPEQARTPVGVLSGGERGRLMLARALAKPCNLLVLDEPTNDLDLETLELLQEIIADHPGTVIIVSHDRDFLDRTVGSIVVAEGNGVWTEYAGGYSDMVAQRGQGVGDAPVSGMTGKPATLRIKPAQAAARTPSPKGRLSYKDQHAFDTLPAKIAVLEEEIARLRSKLEDADLFRKDPATFSKTSEALATAEATLAETEERWLNIALLKEQLEQG; via the coding sequence ATGGCCCCTCCTCTTCTTCTTCTGAGCGATATTCATCTGTCTTTGGGCAGCGCGCCGCTGCTGACCGGGGCGGAACTCAATGTTGCTGCCGGTGACCGGTTATGTCTGGTCGGGCGCAACGGCTCCGGTAAATCCACCTTCCTCAAGGTCGCCGCCGGATTGCTGAAGCCGGATAGCGGTACCTGTTTCGTGCAGCCAAGCACGACTGTGCGCTATCTGCCGCAGGAACCCGATCTGAGCGGCCATGCTACGCTGCTGGATTATGTGACTGCCGGGCAAGGCCCTTCCGACGACCCATATCGTGCCGCCTATCTGCTGGAGCAGCTGGGACTGGATGGGGAGCGCATGCCCGTCAACCTCTCCGGTGGGGAGGTACGCCGCGCCGCGTTGGCGCGGGCGCTTGCCCCCGATCCCGACATTCTGCTGCTGGACGAGCCGACCAATCATCTTGATCTCCCCGCCATCGAATGGCTGGAGGCCGAGCTGAAATCCATGCGCGGAGCATTGGTATTGATCAGCCATGACCGGAAACTGCTGACCGATCTCTCCCGCTCCATCGTCTGGATTGATGGCGGCATCACGCGCCGGCTGGATCAGGGCTTTTCCCATTTCGAGGAATGGCGTGATCAGGTGCTGGAGCAGGAAGAGCGCGATCACCACAAGCTCGGCCGCAAGATCGCCATGGAAGAAGACTGGCTCCGCTACGGTGTGACGGCCCGGCGCAAACGCAACCAGAAACGGCTGGGTGATCTGCATTCCCTCCGGGCACGGTTCAAGGAGACCAGACCCGGCCAGTCATCACTCAAGATGAACGCGGCGGATGCCCAGCTATCTGGCAAAATCGTGATCGATGCCGAGGACATCTCCAAAAGCTTCGCTGATAAAACCGTCATCAACACATTGACCCTGCGTATTCTGCGTGGAGATCGGATCGGCATCGTCGGACGCAATGGCGCGGGGAAAACAACCCTCCTCTCCCTCCTGACCGGCACGCTCGAACCCGATACAGGTACGATCAAGCTGGGCACCAATCTGGTGGTCGAAACGCTCGACCAGCGCCGTGCCAGTCTGGACGATAGCCGCACCCTTGCCGACACGCTGACCGAAGGGCGCGGCGATCAGGTCATCGTCAACGGCCAAAGTCGCCATGTCATCGGCTATATGAAGGATTTCCTGTTCAAACCGGAACAGGCCCGCACACCGGTCGGCGTGCTGTCAGGTGGGGAACGCGGACGGCTTATGCTGGCCCGGGCACTGGCCAAGCCGTGCAATCTGCTGGTGCTGGACGAACCGACCAACGACCTTGACCTTGAAACTCTGGAACTGCTTCAGGAAATCATCGCCGATCATCCCGGCACCGTCATCATCGTCAGCCACGACCGTGATTTTCTGGATCGCACTGTCGGCAGCATCGTGGTCGCGGAAGGCAATGGCGTCTGGACAGAATATGCCGGTGGCTACAGTGATATGGTGGCACAGCGCGGTCAGGGCGTTGGCGATGCCCCCGTATCCGGCATGACCGGAAAACCGGCGACTCTCCGTATCAAACCGGCCCAGGCTGCCGCCAGAACACCGTCACCAAAGGGCAGGCTATCCTATAAAGACCAGCATGCCTTCGATACGTTGCCCGCCAAAATCGCCGTGTTGGAAGAGGAGATCGCCCGTCTACGAAGCAAGCTGGAGGATGCAGATCTGTTCCGGAAAGACCCGGCCACCTTCTCGAAAACGTCGGAAGCGCTGGCCACCGCCGAGGCAACGCTGGCTGAGACGGAAGAACGCTGGCTGAACATTGCCTTGCTCAAGGAACAGCTTGAGCAAGGCTGA
- a CDS encoding trehalose-6-phosphate synthase: MSRLVVISNRVPLPGNDSLAGGLAVALSGLLQSKGGLWFGWSGRINDEGDDTIHHQADGEVDYATIDLRRHEHDGFYNRFANGTLWPLLHGMPDLVRFRQQDATTYRAVNQRFADLVSTLLKPDDFIWIHDYHFLPLASMLRQKGLRNPIGFFLHIPFCMHETLQTVPGMDGLVREMLQADLVGFQSTSDMEHFSQAAHQAGLVKGLPPTLETMQGHRVRLGVFPAAIDARGFAQTASTAMEGPEYHALQKSLGTQSLILGVDRLDPTKGLRQKIGAYRQFLLRHPEWRELTSLLQIAAASRQEVETYRRLKEDVTREAGAINAEMGTPHWQPLRLVTQAGRRDVIAGYMRLAKVALVTPARDGMNLVAKEFIAAQRAEDPGVLILSRFAGAADHLQEALIVNPHDHDSLAETIARALSMPLPERRARWEALWHRLQQEDPVKWGQSFIASLMRSTHHPAPPISMSRLPHPHAPIIRTGSRSVSVQEHGASKNMSHH; encoded by the coding sequence ATGAGTCGTCTGGTCGTCATATCCAACCGCGTCCCGCTGCCGGGCAACGATTCGCTTGCCGGTGGGCTTGCTGTTGCCTTGTCGGGTCTGCTGCAAAGCAAGGGGGGATTATGGTTCGGCTGGAGTGGCCGGATCAATGATGAAGGGGATGATACGATCCACCATCAGGCTGACGGGGAGGTGGATTACGCGACTATCGACCTGCGCCGTCATGAGCATGACGGATTTTATAATCGCTTTGCTAACGGCACGCTCTGGCCTTTGCTGCACGGCATGCCCGATCTGGTTCGCTTCCGTCAGCAGGATGCAACCACTTACCGGGCGGTCAACCAACGTTTCGCCGACCTTGTGTCCACACTCCTGAAGCCCGACGATTTCATCTGGATTCACGATTATCATTTCCTGCCCCTGGCCAGCATGCTGCGCCAGAAAGGGCTGCGTAATCCGATCGGCTTTTTCCTGCATATCCCGTTCTGCATGCATGAGACCCTTCAGACCGTACCCGGCATGGACGGGTTGGTACGAGAGATGCTGCAAGCCGATCTGGTTGGTTTCCAGAGCACTTCCGATATGGAACATTTCAGTCAGGCCGCCCATCAGGCCGGTCTTGTAAAAGGTCTACCCCCTACCCTGGAAACCATGCAGGGGCACCGCGTCAGACTCGGTGTCTTTCCTGCCGCCATTGATGCGCGCGGTTTTGCACAGACCGCCAGCACCGCGATGGAAGGGCCGGAATATCATGCCCTTCAGAAAAGTCTGGGCACGCAATCCCTGATTCTGGGTGTTGATCGGCTCGACCCCACCAAAGGCTTGCGTCAGAAAATCGGGGCCTATCGCCAGTTCCTGCTCCGGCATCCAGAGTGGCGCGAACTGACCAGCCTGTTACAGATTGCCGCTGCCTCCCGTCAGGAAGTCGAGACCTATCGTCGGCTAAAAGAAGATGTAACGCGGGAGGCAGGGGCCATCAATGCCGAGATGGGTACACCCCATTGGCAGCCTCTACGCCTTGTCACGCAGGCTGGTCGGAGGGATGTCATCGCGGGCTATATGCGGCTGGCCAAAGTAGCGCTGGTGACCCCAGCGCGGGACGGCATGAATCTGGTCGCCAAGGAATTTATCGCCGCCCAGCGTGCGGAAGACCCCGGCGTGCTGATTCTTTCCCGCTTCGCAGGTGCAGCGGATCATCTGCAAGAGGCACTCATCGTCAATCCTCACGATCATGATTCACTGGCCGAAACGATCGCACGAGCGCTCTCCATGCCATTGCCCGAGCGCCGGGCACGCTGGGAAGCATTATGGCATAGATTGCAGCAGGAAGATCCCGTCAAATGGGGGCAGTCTTTCATTGCCTCCCTCATGCGCTCTACGCACCATCCTGCGCCGCCCATATCAATGAGTAGACTGCCCCATCCCCATGCCCCCATCATCCGGACCGGTTCCCGATCAGTCAGCGTCCAGGAGCATGGTGCTTCAAAAAACATGTCCCATCATTAA